CGCCGCACCATAACAATGGCAGCTACAACAACTATAGGAGCGACATTCTGCTTCAGGTGAAAGCCCTCAACGAGCAGCTGAAGCTCAGAAGGATAGATCTCTCTGTCCTGCCAGGCCAGGAAACAAGAATTTACGGGGAAATGGTAGAAGGTATACATAAAGGGGAGATCCTTGCGATCAATAACACCACTCCCTACGTATTTGTAGAGCTGCCGCGTGATCATGTCCCGCAATATATCCATACCCTTATCTTTAACATGCAGGTCGAAGGCTATCAGCCGATCATTGTGCACCCCGAGCGCAACGAGCAGATTCAGGAGAATCCGAACCTCCTGTACACACTTGTTAAAAATGGGGCCTTCTCGCAAGTCACAGCTGGAAGCCTTTGCGGAAAATTTGGACGAGACGCGAAAAAGATCGCCCATCAGCTGATCGACCACAACTTAACTCACGTTCTGGCGTCAGACGTACATTTTACAAAGAAACGCCGCTTTTATTTGCAGGAAGCCTATAACATGATCCGTAAGCAGCACGGCACCGAAGCCTATTATGCGTTAATGGAGAATGCTCAGGCGGTTATTGAAGGAGAACCGCTGATCAGCGATCCGCCGGAACATATAAAGAAAAAGAAAGCTATGTTTATCTTTTAAACAGTAAGGGAATCTGCGGGAATCAATCATAAGCAGATTCCCTTTCTCTATCAAAAAATACCGTTGTAAGAGTAATGTAACCGATATCATTATCGTAGTTAAGTCTTAAGGACTTATTTATTGGTAAATCATTCATCATACCGTGAACCAAATGAACCTTTCGAACTTCGAAAAGTTCCGCTATAGTGCACCTTAAGCCCAATTTGTTCACTATAAAATAATATGTATTCTAAATATTGGATTTAGGTACGGCTTGTGGTATATTCATGGTTATAAAGTTCTAGAACTATTTGTTTCTTGCGATTAAGGATTAAAGTGGCACAATAAAGAGAACATCAAAGACACGTACATTCAAAAAAGAAGGTGAAACAATTGATTGGGGAGCGCATTCGAAGAATCCGGAGAGCACAAGGCCTTTCGATGACAGAGGTCGCGAAGCGCGCGGGATTTGCGAAATCATATGTCAGCTCAATAGAGCGCAGCAACCAAAGAAATCCCTCCATCCACTTTATTGAACAAGTCGCAAAAGCCCTCGGCGTTTCGGTGAACGAGCTTCTGCACGGAGAAGAAGAGAAGCAGAACCAGGGACTTGATGAGGAATGGACAAAACTAGTGCAAGAAGCCGTTGAGTTAGGACTAACAAAGAAGCAGTTTCGTGAATTTATGGAATTCACCAGCTGGAGAAACAACCACAGTGAATGACTAAAAACATCTGTCGCTTGGGGTTTATAGAAGCCGTTAAAAGGTAAAGAGAAAATATAGAAACCCTTTACGGTAAAGCAGATATCGACAAGGATGGACAAAAGAGAAAAATTTTCCGAATAGGTATTGAAGTCTTTAAAAGGGAAGGGATCAATTATGATTGATATTCACAGCCATATTCTGCCGGGGGTAGATGATGGCGCTCAAACGATGGAAGAAAGTATCCAAATGGCTCAAGAAGCCGTAGAGGAAGGGATCACAACAATCCTCGCCACCCCTCACCATCAAAACGGGCACTATAATAACTATAAGAACGATATTTTAATACAAGTGAATGAACTGAACCGCCAACTCCGAGAAAAAAATATCCCCTTAACCGTCCTGCCGGGACAAGAAACGCGGATTTACGGAGAATTTGTAGAAGGACTGCAGAACAATGAGATCCTTCCGCTCAATGAAACGACCGACTATGTGTTTATTGAGTTCCCATTTGATACGGTTCCAAAGTACGCAAGCAACCTGTTATTTAATCT
This window of the Halobacillus sp. Marseille-Q1614 genome carries:
- a CDS encoding tyrosine-protein phosphatase translates to MIDIHSHILPGIDDGPQSMEDSIELAKAAVEQGIDTIVATPHHNNGSYNNYRSDILLQVKALNEQLKLRRIDLSVLPGQETRIYGEMVEGIHKGEILAINNTTPYVFVELPRDHVPQYIHTLIFNMQVEGYQPIIVHPERNEQIQENPNLLYTLVKNGAFSQVTAGSLCGKFGRDAKKIAHQLIDHNLTHVLASDVHFTKKRRFYLQEAYNMIRKQHGTEAYYALMENAQAVIEGEPLISDPPEHIKKKKAMFIF
- a CDS encoding helix-turn-helix domain-containing protein yields the protein MKQLIGERIRRIRRAQGLSMTEVAKRAGFAKSYVSSIERSNQRNPSIHFIEQVAKALGVSVNELLHGEEEKQNQGLDEEWTKLVQEAVELGLTKKQFREFMEFTSWRNNHSE